In Apium graveolens cultivar Ventura chromosome 10, ASM990537v1, whole genome shotgun sequence, the following are encoded in one genomic region:
- the LOC141691121 gene encoding uncharacterized protein LOC141691121, which produces MKCVDLKYSYIPFGGITVIFGGDFRKILLVITYGSRSDIVSACITRSKLWNICKIFVLQQNMRLSISNNVTENDRIKKFAEWVLDVGNGNIEVCDSHLDTTAEFRIKIPTKFCNMKDSCSNLSVDRAQDFGGSDAELDVAFPTKYLVSLTVPGLPNHNLKLKEGCEVICGSFVGTQHFIPRMECCPSDTKLPFKLIRKQMPLQICYAMTINKSQGQCLEMVGLFLPKGVFTHGQLYVAISRVTSPDGLKIFIDDETVVYIILSLVNGTVGYGSCVRKVTFFDKFAERVDAELDA; this is translated from the exons ATGAAGTGTGTTGATTTGAAATATTCTTATATTCCTTTTGGAGGTATAACTGTTATATTTGGCGGTGATTTTAGGAAAATATTGCTTGTTATAACCTATGGTTCCCGTAGTGATATTGTTTCTGCATGCATCACCAGATCAAAGTTGTGGAACATTTGTAAAATTTTTGTCCTACAACAAAACATGCGTTTGAGTATATCTAACAATGTAACAGAGAATGATAGAATCAAGAAATTTGCTGAGTGGGTTCTGGATGTTGGGAATGGTAATATCGAGGTATGTGACAGCCACCTGGATACAACGGCTGAATTCCGCATTAAAATTCCTACAAAATTTTGCAATATGAAGGACT CATGTAGCAACTTAAGTGTTGATCGAGCACAAGATTTTGGTGGAAGCGATGCTGAACTTGATGTTGCATTTCCAACCAAGTACTTAGTTTCTCTTACTGTGCCTGGGTTGCCTAATCATAATTTGAAACTTAAGGAAGGG TGTGAAGTTATTTGTGGAAGCTTTGTTGGTACACAACATTTTATTCCTAGGATGGAATGTTGTCCAAGCGATACAAAACTCCCATTTAAGCTCATACGGAAGCAGATGCCACTTCAAATTTGCTATGCCATGACCATTAATAAATCACAGGGACAGTGTCTTGAAATGGTTGGTTTATTTTTGCCTAAAGGTGTTTTTACTCATGGTCAACTGTATGTTGCCATAAGCAGGGTGACATCTCCCGATGGTCTGAAGATTTTTATAGATGATGAAACAG tggtttacattattttatcATTAGTAAATGGGACTGTTGGATATGGTAGCTGTGTGAGGAAAGTGACATTTTTTGACAAGTTTGCAGAACGTGTGGATGCTGAATTGGATGCTTAA